In a genomic window of Flavobacterium lipolyticum:
- a CDS encoding dihydrodipicolinate synthase family protein, whose translation MSIQWKGVMPAVTTKFTADDKLDFRMFEVNLQAQLEAGVDGIILGGTLGEASTLLEEERRELVKNTVKLVNNQVPVIMNIAEQTTRAAILAANKAEQDGAKGLMMLPPMRYKASDFETVTYFSEVAKNTSLPIMIYNNPVDYKIEVTLDMFEDLLKFDNIQAVKESTRDISNVTRMINRFGDRLKILSGVDTLALESLLMGSDGWVSGLVCAFPRETVAIYKLAKAGRIDEALKIYRWFLPLLELDINSFLVQNIKLAEVATGIGTEYVRAPRLPLQGAEREKVLDIIAKSLASRPTLPDYKNL comes from the coding sequence ATGAGTATTCAATGGAAAGGCGTTATGCCGGCAGTAACAACCAAATTTACTGCAGATGATAAATTAGACTTCAGAATGTTTGAAGTTAACTTACAAGCACAATTAGAGGCAGGTGTTGATGGAATAATTCTGGGTGGAACATTAGGAGAAGCCAGTACTCTTTTGGAAGAGGAAAGAAGAGAATTGGTGAAAAATACTGTAAAGCTGGTAAACAATCAGGTGCCGGTAATTATGAATATTGCAGAGCAAACTACACGTGCCGCAATTTTAGCAGCCAATAAAGCCGAACAAGATGGAGCAAAAGGATTAATGATGCTGCCTCCAATGCGTTACAAAGCTTCTGATTTCGAAACGGTAACTTATTTTTCTGAAGTCGCAAAAAATACATCACTTCCAATAATGATATACAATAATCCGGTAGATTATAAAATTGAAGTTACACTGGATATGTTTGAAGATCTGTTAAAATTTGATAACATTCAGGCCGTAAAAGAATCAACAAGAGATATTTCGAATGTAACCAGAATGATTAACCGTTTCGGGGATCGATTAAAGATTTTATCAGGAGTAGATACCCTGGCTTTAGAGAGTTTATTGATGGGGTCTGACGGATGGGTTTCAGGTCTGGTATGTGCTTTTCCTAGAGAAACAGTTGCAATATACAAATTAGCCAAAGCCGGTAGAATTGATGAGGCCTTGAAGATATACAGATGGTTTCTTCCTTTATTAGAATTAGATATTAACTCATTTTTAGTACAAAATATTAAGCTTGCAGAAGTAGCAACAGGTATCGGGACAGAATATGTTCGCGCACCAAGATTACCGCTTCAGGGAGCTGAAAGAGAAAAAGTTTTAGACATTATTGCCAAATCCTTAGCATCAAGACCAACTTTGCCTGATTATAAAAACTTGTAA
- a CDS encoding AraC family transcriptional regulator, with amino-acid sequence MKVFPFKIPKSGEDPLIYQEDREIVFYDKLHQHEEIQISFIEKGQGAIFAGDTISHYREGDILMIGSNLPHVFRSEVYDNESSVMRTLFFTTGSFGKDFFSLTTFKNIQPFLENSKNGFITHNPPKKIVKSFKKLKKSDNYERFILFLEIIKWLSNSEREQLSNHLYDKKITDNEGKRMQTVFEHVMTNYQKNINLDEIASIANMTKNAFCRYFKVRTNKSFFQFLIEVRIEHASKLLANNSELSVLEIAELCGFNNISNFNRKFKELKQTSPLQYRKLNL; translated from the coding sequence ATGAAAGTTTTTCCATTTAAAATCCCTAAATCGGGAGAAGATCCTCTTATATATCAAGAGGATAGAGAGATTGTTTTTTACGACAAACTCCATCAACACGAAGAAATACAAATTAGTTTTATCGAAAAAGGACAGGGCGCCATTTTTGCAGGAGATACCATCTCGCATTACCGCGAAGGCGATATCTTAATGATTGGAAGCAATTTACCTCATGTTTTCAGAAGTGAAGTATATGACAATGAATCTTCCGTTATGCGTACCTTATTCTTTACTACAGGCTCGTTTGGAAAAGATTTCTTCTCCCTAACCACTTTCAAAAACATCCAGCCTTTTTTAGAAAACAGCAAAAATGGGTTTATCACCCACAATCCCCCTAAAAAAATCGTCAAATCTTTCAAAAAACTAAAAAAATCAGACAACTACGAACGCTTCATTTTGTTTCTGGAAATCATAAAGTGGCTTTCTAACAGTGAGAGAGAACAGCTCTCCAACCATTTGTACGATAAAAAAATTACGGATAATGAAGGCAAACGAATGCAGACGGTATTCGAACACGTAATGACCAACTACCAAAAAAACATTAACCTGGATGAGATTGCTTCGATTGCTAATATGACTAAAAATGCATTCTGCCGGTATTTTAAAGTCCGGACCAACAAGTCCTTTTTCCAATTTTTAATAGAAGTGAGAATCGAACATGCTTCCAAACTGCTGGCCAACAACAGTGAACTTTCGGTTCTCGAAATTGCCGAATTATGCGGCTTTAACAACATCTCCAATTTTAACAGAAAGTTTAAAGAACTCAAGCAGACTTCTCCGTTGCAATACCGAAAACTGAATCTATAA
- a CDS encoding endonuclease/exonuclease/phosphatase family protein, with translation MFFLNIVLTVLTFSIYILPFLAPKSFPLLSVLTLFMPAFFVLNGLFFVYWGIQFKKRLILSGLVLLTGITFISKFYKFSAKEYVKDERDFSVMSYNVRLFNVFKWLDRDDIPSNIKAFIDEKDPDILCIQEYSNSAHLDLKVYPHRYIFIEGNKIKTGQAIFSKFPIIDQGNIIFPNSDNNVIYADIKRGKEVIRVYNMHLQSIKISPDVSDISNNIDHVNQEKSQLIYTRISKGFRQQQEQAEIFKENIKQCKNPIIICGDMNNSPFSYVYRNIKGKLKDTFEEAGEGFGATYKFRYYPARIDYIFTDSKMKVKQFESFSDFENSDHYPIMTRLSIE, from the coding sequence ATGTTCTTTTTGAATATAGTGCTAACTGTACTGACGTTTAGTATTTATATTTTACCATTTCTGGCACCAAAGAGTTTTCCGCTTCTATCGGTTTTAACGCTCTTTATGCCGGCTTTCTTCGTTCTCAATGGTTTGTTTTTTGTCTATTGGGGAATTCAGTTTAAAAAACGTCTTATTCTTTCCGGTTTGGTACTGTTAACCGGAATTACTTTTATCAGTAAATTTTATAAATTCTCGGCAAAAGAATATGTTAAGGACGAAAGAGATTTCTCTGTAATGAGTTATAACGTGCGTCTTTTTAATGTTTTTAAATGGCTCGACCGCGACGATATTCCTTCCAATATAAAAGCTTTTATCGACGAAAAAGATCCGGATATTTTATGTATTCAGGAGTATTCCAATTCGGCTCATCTGGATTTGAAGGTGTATCCGCATCGTTACATTTTCATCGAGGGAAATAAAATTAAAACAGGTCAGGCGATCTTTTCAAAATTTCCTATTATTGATCAGGGAAATATCATCTTTCCAAACTCAGATAATAACGTAATTTATGCCGATATTAAAAGAGGTAAAGAGGTTATTCGTGTGTACAACATGCACCTGCAGTCTATAAAAATTTCACCGGATGTAAGTGATATTTCAAATAATATCGATCATGTCAATCAGGAAAAATCGCAGTTAATTTATACCCGAATCAGTAAAGGATTTAGACAACAGCAGGAACAGGCAGAGATCTTTAAAGAAAATATCAAACAATGCAAAAACCCGATTATTATTTGTGGAGATATGAATAATAGTCCGTTTTCGTATGTGTACCGAAATATCAAAGGAAAACTCAAAGACACCTTTGAAGAAGCTGGAGAAGGATTTGGAGCCACCTATAAGTTTCGTTATTATCCGGCACGTATTGATTATATTTTTACGGACAGTAAAATGAAAGTCAAACAATTTGAGAGTTTTTCTGACTTTGAAAATTCAGATCATTATCCGATTATGACGAGGCTTTCAATTGAATAG
- a CDS encoding rhomboid family intramembrane serine protease, protein MNILDDLKLQYRLGGIAMRVIFWNIGCFLISLVLFYNFSTAQFAFPNWLALSSDPAVFMFKPWTFLTYAFFHYGFLHLLFNMMVLNFASNLFLTFFTQKQYLGLYILGAIFSGIVFALSFYFLNISAPIVGASAAIMAILMGVTTYQPLMNVRLLLIGNVKLWHITAVILVLDLMQFRLDNTGGHISHLAGAFFGFLFIKLLQNGTDLSKIVSKTLDFFASLFKKSPSTPFTKVHKNYKKPTEKVTSRIVTKDKTQQQIDEILDKISQSGYDCLTKEEKEFLFKAGK, encoded by the coding sequence ATGAACATTCTGGATGATTTAAAATTACAATATCGATTAGGCGGAATAGCCATGCGTGTTATTTTTTGGAACATTGGTTGTTTCCTGATTTCATTAGTGCTATTCTATAACTTTTCTACAGCTCAGTTTGCCTTTCCGAATTGGCTGGCGTTGTCATCAGATCCTGCCGTTTTTATGTTCAAGCCCTGGACATTTTTGACGTATGCTTTCTTTCATTATGGCTTTCTGCATTTGTTGTTTAATATGATGGTGTTGAATTTTGCAAGTAATTTATTTCTGACTTTCTTTACCCAGAAACAATATCTCGGGCTGTATATTTTAGGTGCCATTTTTTCAGGGATTGTTTTTGCACTGAGTTTTTATTTTTTAAATATTTCGGCGCCTATCGTAGGAGCTTCGGCTGCAATCATGGCAATCCTGATGGGGGTTACCACTTATCAGCCTTTGATGAATGTGCGTTTGCTGCTTATAGGTAATGTAAAGCTTTGGCACATTACAGCTGTGATACTGGTTCTTGATTTAATGCAGTTTCGTTTGGACAATACTGGAGGACATATCTCGCACTTGGCAGGAGCTTTCTTTGGATTCCTTTTTATCAAGCTGCTTCAGAACGGTACAGATCTTAGTAAAATTGTTTCCAAAACATTAGACTTCTTTGCCAGTCTATTTAAAAAATCCCCATCGACCCCATTCACAAAAGTTCATAAAAATTACAAAAAACCTACTGAAAAAGTGACGTCAAGAATTGTTACGAAAGACAAAACGCAACAACAGATTGATGAAATTTTAGATAAAATCAGCCAATCCGGTTACGATTGTCTGACAAAAGAAGAAAAAGAGTTTTTATTTAAAGCTGGAAAATAA
- a CDS encoding rhomboid family intramembrane serine protease has protein sequence MNNMTPVVKQLLIINIIFFIGAQLVPVSEQFFALFFPESDFFKLWQPITHMFMHGGILHIVFNMFAMVSFGSALEHFWGGKKFIFFYISCGLGAALLQIGVNYLQFQAALEPVRSLGLSDATLHQILNVNFSDGTGFRSDLFFDQIKPILEGVGKTNLTEEGFKGLFNASVITQVPMVGASGAIYGLLVAFAFMFPNAELALMFIPVPIKAKYFVPGILAIDLFLGFKGDSIFGGGGTGVAHFAHIGGAVIGYFMMWYWKKNQFNNNRWN, from the coding sequence ATGAACAACATGACTCCTGTCGTAAAACAACTGCTTATAATTAATATCATATTTTTTATTGGTGCTCAGTTAGTGCCTGTTTCCGAGCAGTTTTTTGCATTATTTTTTCCAGAAAGCGATTTTTTTAAGCTTTGGCAGCCTATAACACACATGTTTATGCACGGTGGTATTTTGCATATTGTCTTTAATATGTTTGCGATGGTTTCTTTTGGATCGGCCTTGGAACATTTTTGGGGAGGAAAGAAGTTTATTTTCTTTTACATCTCCTGTGGATTAGGTGCCGCTTTATTGCAAATTGGAGTAAATTATTTGCAATTCCAGGCAGCTTTAGAGCCGGTAAGAAGCTTAGGGCTATCCGATGCGACATTACACCAGATCTTAAATGTAAATTTTAGTGACGGAACGGGTTTTAGATCCGATTTGTTTTTTGATCAGATTAAGCCAATATTGGAAGGGGTTGGAAAGACCAATCTTACTGAAGAAGGGTTTAAAGGATTATTTAATGCGTCTGTAATTACTCAGGTACCAATGGTAGGAGCTTCCGGAGCTATTTACGGACTTTTAGTAGCTTTTGCTTTTATGTTTCCAAATGCTGAGCTTGCTTTGATGTTTATACCAGTTCCGATTAAGGCGAAATATTTTGTTCCCGGAATTTTAGCCATTGATTTGTTTTTAGGTTTCAAAGGAGATTCTATATTTGGAGGAGGAGGTACAGGGGTCGCTCACTTCGCTCATATTGGAGGTGCGGTCATTGGGTACTTCATGATGTGGTACTGGAAAAAAAATCAGTTTAATAACAATCGTTGGAATTAA
- the mutL gene encoding DNA mismatch repair endonuclease MutL: MSSIIQLLPDHVANQIAAGEVVQRPASVVKELLENAVDAKATDIKLIIKDAGKSLVQVIDNGMGMSVTDARLCFARHATSKIRQAEDLFSLHTKGFRGEALASIAAIAHMEMKTKQDQEELGTHIVIEGSKFVSQEEAVLPKGTSFAVKNLFFNIPARRNFLKSDTVEFRHVMDEFQRVAMAHPNIHFTFYHNGSELYNLPAAGYRQRIVGIMSGKTNEKLVPVSEDTEIINVQGFVCKPEFAKKSRGEQFFFVNDRFIKSGYLHHAVMAAYDGLLKDGSQPSYFLYLKVPPNTIDINIHPTKTEIKFDDEQALYAILRASIKHSLGQFNVAPVLDFERDANLDTPYHYKDLEAETPTIQVDGTFNPFTDDKTNQHYTKSGSGSGFSSGSGFSSGAGSGSSSGSSFSSGANSYSGYSKRVEPTASWESLYTGLDTESIESSPFTFENEEVTSSLFNDNEIEQASQGTYQIHKKYIVSPIKSGMVIVDQQRAHQRILYEQFLLNMTVNQASSQQLLFPLNLFYSSAEMKLIEELKPSLETTGFVFDEAQTDHIVISGIPVNITESEVSLVIEQLLSDLQDGIPANSYSQNDTIAKSMAKSLAVKTGSYLTEKEQDNLVNGLFACKDPNISPFQKPTFITMRVEDIDKKFAL, translated from the coding sequence ATGTCGAGTATCATTCAATTACTTCCTGATCACGTTGCGAATCAAATTGCTGCCGGAGAGGTGGTTCAAAGACCTGCTTCGGTTGTAAAAGAGCTGTTAGAAAATGCTGTTGATGCGAAAGCAACTGACATTAAATTGATTATTAAAGATGCCGGAAAATCATTAGTTCAGGTTATCGATAATGGAATGGGGATGAGTGTAACCGATGCACGTTTGTGTTTCGCACGTCACGCTACTTCAAAAATACGCCAGGCCGAAGATCTTTTTTCGCTTCATACTAAAGGGTTTCGTGGAGAAGCATTGGCTTCTATTGCGGCGATTGCGCACATGGAAATGAAGACGAAACAGGATCAGGAAGAACTGGGAACACACATTGTAATCGAAGGAAGTAAATTTGTATCGCAGGAAGAAGCTGTTTTGCCTAAAGGAACTTCTTTTGCGGTTAAAAATTTATTTTTTAATATTCCTGCACGTCGTAATTTCTTAAAATCGGATACGGTGGAGTTTCGTCATGTTATGGACGAGTTTCAGCGTGTGGCGATGGCGCATCCTAATATTCATTTTACTTTTTACCACAATGGAAGCGAATTGTATAATTTGCCTGCAGCAGGTTATCGTCAGCGAATTGTGGGGATCATGTCCGGTAAAACCAATGAAAAATTAGTTCCGGTTAGCGAAGATACAGAGATCATTAACGTTCAGGGATTTGTTTGCAAGCCTGAGTTTGCGAAGAAAAGCAGAGGAGAGCAGTTCTTTTTTGTAAACGATCGTTTCATTAAAAGCGGCTATTTGCATCATGCGGTAATGGCGGCTTATGACGGGCTTCTGAAAGACGGTTCGCAGCCAAGTTACTTTCTATATTTGAAAGTCCCGCCCAATACAATTGATATCAATATTCATCCTACGAAAACAGAAATTAAGTTTGATGATGAGCAGGCTTTGTACGCCATTTTAAGAGCCTCTATAAAACACAGTTTAGGACAGTTTAATGTCGCACCGGTTTTAGATTTTGAACGCGACGCCAATTTAGATACTCCATATCATTATAAAGATTTAGAAGCCGAAACGCCAACGATTCAGGTTGACGGGACTTTTAACCCATTTACAGATGATAAAACCAATCAGCATTATACAAAATCGGGCTCAGGTTCCGGTTTTAGTTCGGGTTCTGGTTTTAGCTCAGGAGCCGGCTCGGGTTCCAGTTCAGGTTCAAGTTTTAGCTCAGGAGCAAATTCGTATTCCGGTTATTCTAAAAGAGTCGAGCCAACGGCAAGCTGGGAAAGTTTGTATACCGGTTTAGATACAGAAAGTATCGAAAGTTCACCGTTTACCTTTGAAAACGAAGAAGTAACCTCCTCATTATTTAACGATAATGAAATTGAACAAGCCAGTCAGGGAACCTATCAGATTCATAAAAAATATATAGTCTCGCCAATTAAATCCGGAATGGTGATTGTCGATCAGCAAAGAGCGCATCAGCGTATTTTGTACGAGCAGTTTTTGTTGAATATGACCGTTAACCAGGCTTCTAGTCAGCAATTATTGTTTCCGTTGAATTTATTTTATTCTTCGGCCGAAATGAAACTGATCGAAGAACTGAAACCTTCTTTAGAAACAACCGGTTTCGTTTTTGATGAAGCTCAAACCGATCATATTGTGATTTCGGGAATTCCGGTAAACATTACCGAAAGCGAAGTTTCTCTGGTTATTGAACAATTATTAAGTGATTTGCAAGACGGAATTCCGGCCAACAGTTACAGCCAGAATGATACCATTGCGAAATCAATGGCTAAAAGTTTAGCGGTTAAAACCGGATCGTATTTAACCGAAAAAGAACAGGACAATCTGGTTAACGGATTATTTGCCTGTAAAGATCCAAACATTTCACCTTTTCAAAAACCTACCTTCATCACAATGCGTGTAGAAGATATAGATAAAAAGTTTGCCTTATGA
- the ribH gene encoding 6,7-dimethyl-8-ribityllumazine synthase has product MATQNKNLSEYDKNTIPNAKDFRFGIVVSEWNETVTEGLYNGAFDALTDCEVPAHQIIRWNVPGSFELVYGAKKMLQTQNVDAVIVIGCVIQGETKHFDFVCEGVTQGIKDLNVQTDIPVIFCVLTDNNMQQSIDRSGGIHGNKGTEAAIAAIKMAYIRQQASMSHPFNQPLLSSGALQIEDKPREIENE; this is encoded by the coding sequence ATGGCTACTCAAAATAAAAATTTATCAGAATACGATAAAAACACAATCCCAAATGCGAAAGATTTTCGATTTGGGATTGTTGTTTCTGAATGGAATGAAACGGTTACAGAAGGACTTTATAATGGCGCTTTTGACGCTCTGACAGATTGTGAAGTTCCGGCTCATCAAATTATCCGCTGGAATGTTCCGGGAAGTTTTGAGCTTGTTTACGGTGCCAAGAAAATGCTGCAAACACAAAACGTTGATGCGGTAATTGTAATTGGATGTGTGATTCAGGGAGAAACAAAACACTTTGATTTTGTATGTGAAGGTGTTACTCAGGGTATAAAAGATTTGAATGTTCAGACTGATATTCCGGTTATTTTTTGTGTTTTAACAGACAATAACATGCAACAGTCCATTGACAGAAGTGGAGGAATTCACGGAAACAAAGGAACTGAGGCGGCAATCGCGGCAATCAAAATGGCTTATATTCGCCAACAGGCTTCTATGTCACACCCGTTCAATCAGCCATTGTTGTCTTCAGGAGCACTTCAGATAGAAGATAAGCCAAGAGAAATCGAGAACGAATAA
- a CDS encoding tetratricopeptide repeat protein, protein MATYNKRGYKAPKEKEVKEVNEETQVVIDEKDSTTAGVFSKLDETASKTEDWVAKNQKIIIGLVAGIAIATIGYLAYQKFVENPKQDEAASEMFVAQQNFEKATNGVASDSLYKLALNGSEGKFGFVKIADEYSGTDAGNLANYYAGIASLNIGKYDDAIKYLGEFKSKEVIVGALAIGAIGDAYSQKNQQKEALDYYVKAAESNKNDFTTPRFLLKAGKTALALGQKEDALKYLTDIKDNYDTTPEAAAVDVLIGLAQ, encoded by the coding sequence ATGGCAACTTACAATAAAAGAGGATATAAAGCACCGAAAGAGAAAGAAGTTAAAGAAGTAAATGAGGAAACACAGGTAGTTATTGACGAGAAAGACAGTACGACAGCAGGTGTTTTTTCAAAGTTAGATGAAACTGCTTCAAAAACTGAGGATTGGGTAGCTAAAAATCAAAAAATCATTATTGGTTTAGTTGCTGGTATTGCAATTGCTACTATAGGATATTTAGCATATCAGAAATTTGTTGAAAATCCTAAGCAGGATGAGGCTGCAAGCGAAATGTTTGTTGCTCAGCAAAACTTCGAAAAAGCGACTAATGGTGTAGCAAGTGATTCTCTGTACAAATTGGCTTTAAATGGTTCTGAAGGTAAATTCGGTTTCGTTAAAATCGCTGACGAATATTCAGGAACTGATGCTGGAAATTTAGCGAACTATTACGCAGGTATTGCTTCTTTGAACATTGGTAAATACGATGATGCAATTAAATATTTAGGAGAATTTAAATCAAAAGAAGTTATTGTAGGAGCTTTGGCAATTGGTGCTATTGGAGACGCTTATTCTCAAAAGAACCAACAAAAAGAAGCTTTAGACTATTACGTGAAAGCGGCTGAATCTAATAAAAATGATTTCACTACTCCTCGTTTCTTGTTAAAAGCAGGTAAAACAGCTTTGGCTTTAGGTCAAAAAGAAGACGCTTTGAAGTACTTAACAGATATCAAAGACAACTACGACACGACTCCGGAAGCTGCTGCTGTTGATGTATTGATCGGATTAGCACAATAA
- the recF gene encoding DNA replication/repair protein RecF (All proteins in this family for which functions are known are DNA-binding proteins that assist the filamentation of RecA onto DNA for the initiation of recombination or recombinational repair.) codes for MYLNKISLFNYKNFSEINFDFDRKINCFVGKNGIGKTNVLDAIYHLAYGKSYFNPLAVQNIKHGEEFFVIDAELEKNDRTEQIVCSLKKGQKKVLKRNGKAYDKFSDHIGFIPLVIISPADRDLIVEGSETRRKFMDSVISQLDSTYLHQLIQYQKVIVQRNALLKYFALNHTFDNDTLSIYNEQLNTFGQSIFEKRKDFLEQFIPIFNVHHQAITGSEETVQLVYESNLFEKDLLTLLKENINKDRALQYTSVGIHKDDLSFEIDSHPIKKFGSQGQQKSFLIALKLAQFEFLKKQSGVKPLLLFDDIFDKLDETRVAKIIEMVNSETFGQLFISDTHPERTEAIVKSTHQSYKIFKLDNYAN; via the coding sequence ATGTATTTAAACAAAATTTCTTTATTCAATTATAAAAACTTCTCCGAAATCAATTTTGATTTCGACCGCAAAATCAATTGTTTTGTCGGCAAAAACGGAATTGGAAAGACCAATGTGCTTGATGCCATTTATCATCTGGCCTACGGGAAAAGTTACTTCAATCCGCTGGCTGTTCAAAATATCAAACATGGAGAAGAGTTTTTTGTAATCGATGCCGAATTAGAAAAAAACGACAGAACCGAACAGATTGTCTGCAGTTTAAAAAAAGGACAGAAAAAGGTTTTAAAAAGAAACGGTAAAGCTTACGATAAATTCTCCGATCATATCGGATTCATCCCGCTGGTTATTATTTCCCCTGCCGACCGTGATTTAATCGTGGAAGGAAGCGAAACACGTCGTAAGTTTATGGACAGTGTGATTTCACAATTGGATTCCACTTACTTGCACCAGCTTATTCAATATCAAAAAGTAATTGTACAACGCAATGCACTACTGAAATATTTTGCACTGAACCATACTTTTGACAATGATACTTTATCCATATACAACGAACAGCTGAATACTTTTGGCCAATCGATATTTGAGAAACGAAAAGATTTCCTGGAACAATTTATACCTATATTTAATGTACACCATCAGGCCATAACCGGATCGGAAGAAACCGTACAGTTGGTTTACGAAAGTAATTTGTTCGAAAAAGACTTATTGACCCTGCTTAAGGAGAACATCAACAAAGACCGGGCATTACAATACACCAGCGTAGGCATTCACAAAGACGACCTCTCCTTTGAAATTGATTCACATCCCATTAAAAAATTCGGATCTCAAGGGCAGCAAAAATCTTTCCTGATTGCTTTGAAACTGGCTCAATTTGAGTTTTTAAAAAAACAAAGCGGTGTAAAACCTCTGCTGTTGTTTGATGATATTTTTGATAAATTAGATGAAACCCGTGTGGCTAAAATTATCGAAATGGTCAACAGCGAAACTTTCGGACAGCTTTTTATCTCAGACACGCATCCTGAACGTACCGAAGCTATTGTAAAATCAACGCATCAGAGTTACAAAATATTCAAATTAGACAATTATGCCAATTAG